TGGATGTTGTCCGTGCGGATCGCCTTGTCCTGGTGTCCCTCGACGATCTCGTTCATGTCAAAGGTTATTTTCAAGGATTCCTTGTTGAGGAGATCAAAGGCCTGCTTGGATCCCATGAGGGTGACCATGGTCTCCTTCGGTTTCTGCTCCTCGACGACCCAGTCGGCGGGCAGGTTCCGGTAGACGATGGGAACGACATAATCACGCTGAATACTCTCGGTCTGATACCCGAAGACCACCCAGAGCCCGCAGGCCAGTATCACGGCGATGGCCTTTTCCCAGGTATTCTCACTGATCCATCGCTGCCAGGCCCGTTTCGGTCCCTTTGGCCGGCGTTCCTGGTAGAAACGCTCCAGGACCTCGGTAATATCCCCGGGATTTTTCAAACGGAGAAGTTCTCCCTCCCGGGCGGCCGAAACGGTCCCCCGCTCTTCGGAGACAACGATGCACAACGCGTCGCATCTTTCCGAGAGCCCGATCGCCGCCGTGTGGCGAAGGCCGATATTGCCCAGCTTTCTTGGATTGATCGACAACGGAAGATGGCAGCCGAAGGTGACGATGCGCCCGTTATCGACGACAGCCGCGCCGTCATGTCCCGGCGAGTGTGGGTCGAAAATACTTTCAAGCAGAGATGCGCTCAGTTTTCCGTCGAGCGGGATCCCGCCCTTCAGATGACGTTCGAGCAGGTCTTTTCCTTTTACCACTATCAGGACGCCCCGGCGGTTCTGTGCAAGCCTGCCGACAACGGTGCTGATGACTTCAGTGTCCTGACCCGGTGCTGCGACGAGTGAACTTCTCCTGACGATTCCCCAGGTGGCCAGACGCTCGAAAAAGCGGCGCAGGTCCTCCTGGAATATAACGATCAGGGCTATGACCAGTATCGTAAAAAACCCCTGGAGCACATATTCGGTCAGGTAGAGGTGAAAAACGCGGGCGGCGGCGTATATGGCGGCAAGGATGACTATTCCGATCAGAACGAATCGTGAAGCCGTTCTCTTGAACCAGACGAGAAGGATATAGGAAAGAACGGCAATGATGGCAATGTCAAAGAGATCGGATATACGCAAATTTTGCAGAAGCTGGATAAAATACGTTTTCATGGCAATGTGTTCTCTTTTCGGACCGCGCTTTATGCTGCCGGCCGCGGCCTGGTGCTTGCCTGACCGGCGGTGACCGGCGTTTCAAGCCTAATATAAGGAACGAATATTTGGCAATATATTTCTTTTATTTCTCCTTGTTTTTTGACGAATTCCGCAAAGTCCGTATGCTGCGCAGGGCTTCAGCTTGTGAAATCGGGATCCGTAATCCGTAATCCGTAATCCGTAATCCATAATCCGTAATCCGTAATCCGTAATCCATAATCCGTAATCCGTAATCCATAATCCGTAATCCGTAATACATCCGTCTTTCTCGCTTAGCGCCTCACGTCCGGCATCCTTTCCTCGATCGCCAACAGCCCCTTGATATTCGATCAATTGTCATGATACTCATACAATACTAATGTGGTCACGGTCAGGGGACGTCACTAACCAGATCAGGTTTTAATCGTATCCTGGCAAAGGAGATGGAACAGGAACATGAAACGGAATGGTCATACTCCCGAAAACCCCGCACACACGTTACTTTCCCTGGCGGGCAGGAAAAAGACGATCCTCGTGATGTGTCACAACAATCCCGATCCGGACACCATTGCCTCGGCGGCCGCCCTGAGGAGCATCTTCATCCAGAGCGGTAATCGGAAAACCATCATCGGTTACGACGGCATCATCGGTCGTGCCGAGAACCGCCAGCTTGTCAAGCGTCTCCGGATAGATATGACGCACGTGAAGGACATCGATTTCACCGACTTCGCCGTGATCGCACTCGTGGACAGCCAGCCCGGAACGGGGAACAATGCGATACCCCGCAGGAACCGTCCCCATATCGTGATCGATCATCACCCGCTCAGGAAAGAAACCACGCGCTGTTCCTTTTATGATGTCCGGCCTCACTACGGGAGTTCTGCGACGATCCTGACCGAGTATTTGCGGGAACTGGACCTCGAGATCGACAAGAGGCTCGCGACGGCCCTTTTGTATGGCCTGAAGACCGATACCTACGGGTTGAGCCGGTCTTCGCTGAAAGCCGACCTGGAGGCATTTAATTTTCTTTTTCCGAAGATCGCCCCCCGCACACTCGCGGCGATTGAGAATCCGAGCGTACCGAAGACCTATTATCTGAAATTCGCCGACACGATAGCCCGCTCGGTACAGTACGGTGACACCGTCATTTCCGATATGGGGATATTGAACAACCCCGACATTACCGCTGAAATGGCGGATTTTCTGCTGCGTATGGAAAATATCAGATGGACCCTCTGCATGGGGGAATATCGTGACGACCTCTATCTTTCGGTGCGGACGTCCCGCCGGGGATGGACGGCCGGCAAGGTCGCCCTCAGGATCGTGGCCGGTTTTGGAACGGGAGGTGGTCACGAAAAAGCGGCCGGGGGAAAAATCCCTCTCAACGGGATGTCACAGGAAGAACGGAACAACGTGGCGAAAAAAGTGACCGAACGGTTCGTTAAGATCGTGGGAGCCGACGGAAAAGAGGCAAGGCCCTTTACAGCTCAAGCATTTCAGTAGAACAACCTGAAAGATCAGTTGCTTCACCGGCCGTGCCGACCCGGCCGATTCTTTTCCGTTTTTCTCTCACGGAGGCGTCAGGGAGTGCAGTGAAACGGTCCGAAGAAACCCGCTCCATGATCGTATTGAGTGCGAGCCAGTGCGCCGATATGGAAGGTGCCCTTCGAAAGGAGTGGCTCGAAACGAACGGCATCGGCGGATATGCGTCGAGTACGATCGTGGAATGTAACACCCGCCGCTATCACGGGCTCCTTGTGTCCAACCTGCCGGAGCGGGGCGGACGGTTCGTGCTCCTTTCCACATTGGAGGACTCCCTGATCCTCGGGGAAAAAGAACACTTCCTCACCACGCACCGGTATCCCGATCTCTTTTTCCCCGGTGACCGCTCCACGCTGGCCGCATTCACCCTTGACCTGCAGCCGCGCTTCACCTACCGGATCGGAGGTGTGGAGATACGAAAGGAACTATTGCTTCTGCACGGCGAGGATACGCTTCTTATCAGGTATGTCATTGATGGCCTCAGGGAATCGGCACGGCTCAAGATACGGCCATTTATCGCTTACCGGAACATTCATGAACTGACCTTCGAGAACGATAACCTGCGCCGTGATGAGGAGGCCTTTGAAAAAGGAAAGATAACGGCACCCTATTATGATATGCCCGCCTTGTTCGTCGATATCGAAGGGCCCGGCTCGATGTGCTCGGAACCTCACTGGTACCTCGATTTCGAATATGGTGAGGAAGAACGGAGGGGATTTCCCTGCAGGGAAGACCTGTTCACGCCGGGATGCCTCGATGTGGGACCAGTTGCCGGAGACCCTCTCATTATCTGTTTTTCGACACTGAAGAAGGGACGGGGTCTCAATGAGGCATGGGAGAATGAAATCCTTCGGAGAAAAAAGGAACTGAACTCATCCCCGGAAGAGCCAATGAAAGATCCCTCCGGGGTGTTGCGAAGGTCGGCACGCCACTTTATCACCGGGACCGCCGGAAATCGAACATCCATCATCGCCGGGTACCACTGGTTTTATGAGTGGGGGAGGGACTCGCTCATCAGCCTTCCGGGGCTCACCTTTCACGCGGGAAGGATCGCTGAGGGCGTGGAGATACTGTCGGGAATCGCGGGTCTGTGTCGGAACGGCCGCGTTGCGAACACCATATCGGAAGCAAAGGGAGACTCCTCCTTCAATTCCGTGGATGCCACGCTCTGGTTCTTCTGGTGCGTTCAGGAACTGATGAGCGTGACCGGTGATCTCGGGCTGGTCAGGGACCGCTTCTGGACCGTGCTCTGCGATATGCTGACAGCATACGCCGTCGGCGGTGAGCACATGAAGGTCATGGACAACGGGCTTCTTGACGTGGGTGATGCTTCGACCCAGTTGACCTGGATGGATGCGACGGTGGGAGGAATTCCCGTGACCCCCCGTCATGGCTGTCCCGTTGAAATCAATGCCCTTTGGTACAATGCCCTGTGCATGATGCGCGGGCTTGCTCTTCAGTACGGCATGGAAATTCCCGGGATCGATATCGAGCGCCTTTGTGGAAAGGTAAAACGATCGATACAGGAGCTGTTCTGGATTCCCTCGGAACGATACCTTGCCGATGTCTGGCTGCCCGGTGAAAAAAGAAGGGATGGATCGATTCGTCCCAACCAGATATTCGCGGTTTCACTTCCCCACTCGGCCCTCGACCCTGAGCAGAGGAGGGCAGTTGTTAAGATCGTTACGGAACGACTGCTGACGCCCTGTGGATTGAGGACCCTCGATCCGGCCGACCCGCGATATTGCGGAGAATACCGGGGAGGGCCGGAGGAGCGCGACCGGGCCTACCACCAGGGGACGGTCTGGCCCTGGCTTCTCGGGCATTACGGAGAGGCGCTCCTTTCCGTATCGGACGATCATGATACGGTGCGGAACACACTGATGCCGGTCCTGCAGTATCTTGAGGAACATCTTCTCCATGCGGGTCTCGGACACATCTCGGAAGTGTTTGACGGGGAGCCTCCTCACAGGCCGGGGGGGTGCATCGCCCAGGCATGGAGCACCGCCGAGGTCATCCGCTTGACGGCCCTTCTTAATAAACGGGGGGTCCTGCGGCACTTCGGCCGGAATACAGATGGTTGAAAGGAAATGGGATGAACGTATTAATGTTCGGATGGGAATTCCCTCCCCGGGTCAGTGGCGGGCTGGGTACCGCCTGTTCCGGTCTTGTCCGGGGGCTTGCGGAGAACAACGTTTCCGTGACGCTGGTGGTGCCGCGGTCCGCGCGGTATGACACGGATCCCCGTGTTGAGATCATCGATCCGCGGACCTGGCACTCGAAGCGGACCCGTGAAGATGGTGAAATGCTTCGAATTCGACAGGTCCAGGCGTTTCTCCATCCCTATATGGACGAAGAGGATTATCGAGCCGCGGAAAACGTCGCGCCCGATTCTTCAACGGGGGAAGCTACGGACATCAACGATGGCGATGAAACAGCCCTTTACGGCCCCACCCTGTACGAAGAGGTGTTTCGCTATGCCGGGATGGCCCGTGAAATAGCACGTCAGGAACGGTTTGATGTGATACATGCCCACGACTGGATGACGGTTCCCGCCGCGATGGAAGCACGTAACGTGTCGGGCAGATCCTTCGTTCTTCACATGCACTCCCTCGAATCGGATCGGAGCGGTTACCGTATGAACGAACGCATTTTCGCCATGGAACGGGCCGGGCTGACATCAGCGGATTTTGTCATAGCCGTCAGTCATTACACGAAACAGAAAATAATGGAACAATACGGGATCGAAGAAGACAGGATCGGGGTTGTCCATAACGCCGTATCCAGGCGGGAGCGTCTGGAAGGGCTTCACATGGAAAAGGACGGATCGAAACGGTACGTGCTTTTTCTTGGGAGAATGACACGCCAGAAGGGACCACGCTATTTTATAGAAGCGGCACGACGTGTTATCAATATGTCCCCGGATATCCATTTCATCATGGTCGGTTCCGGCGACCTTTTACAGCCGATGAAAGAAGAGGTTGCCCGGAACGGCATCGCCGATAACATTCATTTCACCGGTTTTCTCGAGGGCCGTGACCTGGAGGTGGCCTATGCGATAAGTGATCTGTATGTCATGCCCAGCGTGTCAGAACCTTTCGGCATCACGGCGCTGGAGGCGATCACCTATGATGTGCCCGTCATTGTGTCATCGCGATCGGGGGTCTGTGAGGTGCTGCCGCACTGCGAGACCGTCGATTTCTGGAATACCGATGAAATTGCCGGCAAGATATGGGAGATCCTGAGTGACCGGCGTCGATATGATGAACTGATCGCCAAAGGCAGAGAAGCCTTAAAGGACATCAGTTGGAACGTGGCGGCGCGAAAGGTCATTGATATCTACAAGGCCGTGATGGAACAACAGTGACAAGGCGATGGAGCGTGAGGCGTGAAGCGTGAGGGGGAAATTCCGAAATATAAATACTGGAAAGTCGGCAAACTTCGCGCGTATAATACAAGCTTTACAGGTTCTTCCCGAAGGGAGGGACGGCGGTCCCGGGGGATTGATGCGAGAGGCCGCACAATTAAGGTGGGTCGAGCGGGTATATGAACGAAAATTTTGAGAAGACATATGTTTTCGAAGCAAGCTGGGAAGTATGCAACAAGGTCGGCGGTATCAACACGGTTGTCAAGACTAAGATACGGTATGCCGTCGAAGGGTTCCAGGACCGCTATTTCCTGATCGGTCCCGACATCGGTCATAATCCGGAATTTCAGGAACGGAATGAGGAGTTGTGGGACCGCATACGACCGGAACTGGAGCGGCGAAACCTGCGGTGCCGTTTCGGCCGATGGGATGTGCCGGGCAATCCACGGGTGATCCTGGTCAATCATAACAACAAATATGAACCTGATAAACTTCTCTTTCAGCTCTGGCAGGACTTCGGTGTCGATTCCATGGCGGGTGGCTGGGACTATATAGAACCGGTCATCTTCAGCACGGCCTATGGGGAAGTGATCGAGGTGCTGTACCGGACGGTCGTGAGCGAAGATGAGAGTGCCATAGCCCAGTTTCATGAGTGGATGAGCGCGGCCGGCATGCTCTATCTGAAAAAACAGGTTCCGGAGATAGCAACGGTTTTTACCTCTCATGCCACGATGCTGGGCCGGGCCCTTTCCGCGCGTGGGATAGACATTTATTCAAAATTTGCCGAGATAATACCGCAGGAAACGGCGGCAAAGGTACACGTAGCGGCGAAGCATTCTATGGAAACGGTGGCCGCCCGGGAAAGTGATTGTTTCACAACGGTCAGCGAGATCACGGCCAGGGAATCGTCCTATTTTCTGAATAGAAGGCCGCGGGTTGTTCTGCCCAACGGGATAAATATAGAGGATATTCCCGATTATTCCCGGGGGGGTGAACCGGTCGCCGGGATACGGGACCGGCTCATAGGTTTCGCCCGTCTGTTCCTCCAGGACGACGGACTGCCGGAAAACACGAAGTTTCTCATTATCTCGGGAAGGTACGAATTCCACAATAAGGGTATCGATCTGTTTCTCGAAACGATGGCGCGAATTAATGAAGAACTGAAAGAATTCCGGAGCGGGGTTCGCGTCGTGGTCCTTCTCTGCATTATCGGGGGTCATTTCGGCGTATCAAAGGATGTTCAGCATGTCATGCAGGGTGAACCTCTTCAGCTTTCAGGGATCGCGAAAATATGCACTCATCAGTTGCAGGAACCCCAGCGGGACCCCATCTGGAACAAGTGCAAAGAGTTGAACCTCTTGAATGATGCCGGTGATCCCGTCAATGTCGTGTTCATGCCCGTTTATCTCGACGGGTTCGACGGACTCCTGAACATGACCTACTTTGAGGTGATAACCGGTTGCGACCTCTGTGCCTTTCCTTCCTATTATGAGCCATGGGGATATACGCCGCTCGAGGGGGCCGCCTTTTCGGTACCTACAGTGACGACCGATCTCAGCGGGTTCGGCATGTGGATCATCAGGGAATTCGGTCCCGATGAGGGAGGGGTTTTCCTGCTCAAGCGCAATGAAAAGACCTATGAAGACATCCGGAAGTCCTTCGTCGAGTTGGTACGGGACTACCTGAACTTTTCTTCCGGTCAGGTCCAGGAACAGAAGATGCGGGCTCGTTACATCGCGGAACGGGCATCCTGGGAAAACTTCTATCCCTTCTACCTGCAGGCTTACCGAATGGCGCTGAGAAATGCCGGCGATCGCATGTTTTCTCTTGACACAAGCGCATACAGCCGTGAGGTCTCCTATGCCGGGACCGATTCGATGCATCCCCGGTTCAGGCAGTTCAGCGTCTCCGCTGAAATTCCCAAAAAGATAGGAATGCTGCGCGACCTTGCCTATAATCTGCTGTGGACATGGAACGAGGAAGTGCGCGACCTTTTTTTACGTCTTGATCCCGACCTGTGGGAACAGGTCGATCACAATCCTGTTGAAATGCTCGAGCGGATCAGCCAGGAACGTCTCCGTGAGATAGCGGAAGAACCTGAATACCAGGAACATTACAAGAAGGTCGTTTCAACGGTACAGGACCTTCTCAGTGAAGGCGTGTCGGAATTTGAAGAACGGCCCGCCTTGTCCGTGGAGCGCCCTGTCGCCTATTTTTCGACGGAGTATGGACTTCACGAGATACTGCCCATTTATTCAGGCGGTCTGGGTATCCTGTCGGCGGATCACCTGAAATCGGCAAGCAACCTGAATGTTCCCATGGTGGGGATCGGTCTCCTTTATAAGAACGGCTATTTCACTCAGCAGATCGATCGGGAGGGGAGGCAGATCACCTTTTACCCTGAAAATGATTTTTCGCGTCTGCCGGTCCGCATCGTTGAGAAGAAAAAAGGAGAACCGCTCAGGATTGCCGTGGACCTGCCGGGACGACAGCTGTTTGCCCAGGTCTGGAAGGTCATGGTAGGCAGGGTGCCGCTCTACCTTCTTGACACGGCCGTGCCGGAAAACAGCAGCCAGGACCGGGAAATCACCTCTCGTCTCTACGGGGCGGACCAGCGGCTGCGGATAGAGCAGGAGATCATGCTCGGTATCGGCGGCATTCGACTTCTCGAGGCACTCGACATACAACCCGCTCTCTTCCATCTCAACGAGGGACACAGCGCCTTTCTCCTGCTCGAGCGGATACGTCAGTATATGAAGGTTCGAGGACTTACCTTTTATGAGGCCCGAGAAATGGTCAAAGCCACATCGCTCTTTACGACCCACAGCCCTGTCGAGGCGGCCAACGAGCGGTTTGACGAATCCCTCATGAAACATTATTTTTCAGCCTTTGTGCAGCAACTGGGCATATCCTGGGAAACATTCTGGGAATTGGGCAGGGAGGAACCGGGAGAAGAGAAACCGTTCATGATGCCCGTTCTTGCTTTCAAGCTTTGTTGCGCGGCGAATGCCGTGAGCAGGCTTCACGGACAGGTAGCCCGGAACATGTGGCAGAATGTATGGTCAGGCTTTGATCAGGGTGAGGTCCCTATCCAATCGATAACGAATGGAATCCACCTGCAGTCATGGATCGCCGATGAGATGAAGCGACTCTACCGGGAACAGGCGGGTATAGAATGCAATGGACATGATATCGACAGGGAGCCCTGGGACCGGGTGGAGCAGATCCCCGATCGTCTTTTCTGGGAAACACATCGGGAACTCAAGTCACGAATGGTGGATTATTGCCGGGATATAATGACCCGAAATTTCGAGAGACAGGGACTTTCGCCAGCAGTGATCAAGAAAAAAATGACCGCCATTGATGCCGATGCCCTCATCATCGGATTTGGAAGAAGATTCGCCGCCTACAAACGGGCGGCCCTGGTATTTTCAGATCCCGAACGGTTGTCGCGGATCATCAATTCCTTTGATAAACCGGTAAAGATTATTTTTGCCGGAAAGGCACATCCGAACGATGAAGAAGGAAAGGGAATATTAAAAACCGTCTATGACATGACCAGAGATGAACGGTTTCTGGAAAGCGTGTTCTTCCTTGAAAACTACGATATTGAGACGGCGAAGCGTCTGCTTCAGGGGGTTGACCTTTGGTTGAACGTCCCGGTCAGGCCGCTGGAAGCGAGCGGTACGAGCGGAATGAAAGGGATCATCAACGGCGTGTTGAATTTCAGTGTCCTCGACGGGTGGTGGGATGAGGCCTATGACGGAGAGAACGGCTGGGCGATCGGAGACGGCAGTGAGTACGCAAACCGGGAAATGCAGGACCTCATAGACAGCCGGAGCCTTTACGATGTTCTTGAATATGAGATAATCCCCGCTTATTACACGCGAGATGACGATGATGTCCCCCGTGAGTGGGTTGCGGCAATGAAACGGTCCGTCAAGTCTCTGGTGCCACGATACAACACGCACCGGATGCTCCGCGAGTATTACGAACGGATGTATCTACCCGTGGCGCGAAGAGCCCAGACGCTTTCCGGCAATAATTATGAACGCGTCAAGCTTCTGACCGACTGGAAACTGAAGATCGCATCGCGGTTTTCCACGGTACATGTGAAGTGGCTGACCGTGCGCGGGCTCAGGGGTGATTCTCTTCGCGTCGGAGACCGCTTTGAAATAGAGATGGGTCTCGATATGGGGAAGCTGTCAGGTGACGAGATCAGGGCCGAGATCATCATTGAACGTTCAAACGGCCGGGATCGGACCGAACAGGAACTGGTGGTGGTACCCATGAACTTGACACGCCACGATACGGAGAAAAATGAAGCCCTGTATGCGGGCGTATATGAAGCCACGGTTCCCGGTAGATTTGTGTATGGTGTCAGGGTCCTGCCCGATCACCCGCAGCTTCTGCTCTACCAGGAACTCGGCCTTGTCCACTGGGCATGAGGGAGGTAACGGAATGAAGATGAACGAAGTTCGAGCGATCGCGAAGAAGTGGGGGGTCGATACACGGGTCGGCCGGACAAAAAAGGATATCATACGCGACATACAGATACGGGAGGGATTCGAGCCCTGCTATCAAACAAAAAGCGAATGCGGAGAAATGCACTGTCTCTGGCGTCAGGATTGCCTGAAACATCCATAAAGCGATCGGATGGAGGTTCGCGATTCAAGCGGTACGGAATATCTTTCAACGGCTGCTTCAAAATGGACCTGCCCTCGGATGACGGCCCGGGAACGGTCAACAAGGAATATCGGTCATGCCTCTTTTGACACTCTATTTTCAGCTTCATCAACCCTTCAGGCTTCATCCCGACAGGGACAAGTTTCTGTGGAACGACGTAAACCGGGATATTTTTCTGAAGGTATCGGAAAAATGCTATCTTCCGGCCCTGACCATGTTCAAGGAACTTGTTGCCGGCCATGATTCATTCAAAATAACGCTGAGCATGTCGGGGACCTTTCTTGAACAGGCCGAGACGTTCCGGCCGGAGGTGATCACCGCACTGCAGGAACTGCTCGATGCGGGGGCCGGACGGTCCCAGGTGGAGTATCTTGATGAAACGTATTACCATTCCCTTACAAGCCTCTTTTCCGATCCCCAGAAACTGGAATTCCGTGATCAGGTGTCACTGCATCGCGACGGAATGCGGAAATTCTTCGGCATCCAGCCGAGTTCCTTCAGAAATACCGAATTGATGTACAATAACAACATCGCCGACACCGTGGCGGACATGGGGTACCGGGCCATTCTCTGTGAACGGCGGGATGATATGTATGGGAGTGACGGAAAAACGGTTTCCCCGAACGCCGTTTTCCGGGCGAAGGGAAGCGACCTGATCGTGATCCCCCGGAATCGTGAATTGAGCGATGATGTCGCTTTCCGTTTCCCCCATACCCCTGTCGCGCCGGAAGTATACGCAGAGAATATTTCCCGGATAGACGGCGAGGTGGTCCTGTTGGGATATGACTTCGAGCATATCGGGGAACACATCTGGAAGGACAAGGGCATCTTTGAGTTCTGGAGGGGTCTGCCGGCTGCTCTGACCGGTCATGAAAGCATAGTCATGGCAAACCCCACGGAGATCGCCGATCGCTTTACAGGTTCCGAGTGCCCCGTCGTGGACATCCCCGGCCTTTCCACTTCTTCCTGGGCCGATGAGGGCCGGGACACTTTCGGATGGCTCGGGACCATGACCCAGTATGAGCTGTTCAGGGATATAGAAAGACTGGAGGAACGGGCGCGGCGGACCGGCGGTGA
This region of Deltaproteobacteria bacterium genomic DNA includes:
- a CDS encoding diadenylate cyclase, which gives rise to MKTYFIQLLQNLRISDLFDIAIIAVLSYILLVWFKRTASRFVLIGIVILAAIYAAARVFHLYLTEYVLQGFFTILVIALIVIFQEDLRRFFERLATWGIVRRSSLVAAPGQDTEVISTVVGRLAQNRRGVLIVVKGKDLLERHLKGGIPLDGKLSASLLESIFDPHSPGHDGAAVVDNGRIVTFGCHLPLSINPRKLGNIGLRHTAAIGLSERCDALCIVVSEERGTVSAAREGELLRLKNPGDITEVLERFYQERRPKGPKRAWQRWISENTWEKAIAVILACGLWVVFGYQTESIQRDYVVPIVYRNLPADWVVEEQKPKETMVTLMGSKQAFDLLNKESLKITFDMNEIVEGHQDKAIRTDNIQHPSNLTVVNIKPNKINFVAHQLIRVALPVELKTEGKLAGGLKIQKLEIDPPSVEVITQKENIKKVKVFTEPIDLSSLTETTKLTPRLVLPPGSDFTNGKQPAVTITIELEKSQTVPPVQESKGKTSS
- a CDS encoding bifunctional oligoribonuclease/PAP phosphatase NrnA, which gives rise to MKRNGHTPENPAHTLLSLAGRKKTILVMCHNNPDPDTIASAAALRSIFIQSGNRKTIIGYDGIIGRAENRQLVKRLRIDMTHVKDIDFTDFAVIALVDSQPGTGNNAIPRRNRPHIVIDHHPLRKETTRCSFYDVRPHYGSSATILTEYLRELDLEIDKRLATALLYGLKTDTYGLSRSSLKADLEAFNFLFPKIAPRTLAAIENPSVPKTYYLKFADTIARSVQYGDTVISDMGILNNPDITAEMADFLLRMENIRWTLCMGEYRDDLYLSVRTSRRGWTAGKVALRIVAGFGTGGGHEKAAGGKIPLNGMSQEERNNVAKKVTERFVKIVGADGKEARPFTAQAFQ
- a CDS encoding glycogen debranching enzyme family protein; protein product: MKRSEETRSMIVLSASQCADMEGALRKEWLETNGIGGYASSTIVECNTRRYHGLLVSNLPERGGRFVLLSTLEDSLILGEKEHFLTTHRYPDLFFPGDRSTLAAFTLDLQPRFTYRIGGVEIRKELLLLHGEDTLLIRYVIDGLRESARLKIRPFIAYRNIHELTFENDNLRRDEEAFEKGKITAPYYDMPALFVDIEGPGSMCSEPHWYLDFEYGEEERRGFPCREDLFTPGCLDVGPVAGDPLIICFSTLKKGRGLNEAWENEILRRKKELNSSPEEPMKDPSGVLRRSARHFITGTAGNRTSIIAGYHWFYEWGRDSLISLPGLTFHAGRIAEGVEILSGIAGLCRNGRVANTISEAKGDSSFNSVDATLWFFWCVQELMSVTGDLGLVRDRFWTVLCDMLTAYAVGGEHMKVMDNGLLDVGDASTQLTWMDATVGGIPVTPRHGCPVEINALWYNALCMMRGLALQYGMEIPGIDIERLCGKVKRSIQELFWIPSERYLADVWLPGEKRRDGSIRPNQIFAVSLPHSALDPEQRRAVVKIVTERLLTPCGLRTLDPADPRYCGEYRGGPEERDRAYHQGTVWPWLLGHYGEALLSVSDDHDTVRNTLMPVLQYLEEHLLHAGLGHISEVFDGEPPHRPGGCIAQAWSTAEVIRLTALLNKRGVLRHFGRNTDG
- a CDS encoding glycosyltransferase family 4 protein, translated to MNVLMFGWEFPPRVSGGLGTACSGLVRGLAENNVSVTLVVPRSARYDTDPRVEIIDPRTWHSKRTREDGEMLRIRQVQAFLHPYMDEEDYRAAENVAPDSSTGEATDINDGDETALYGPTLYEEVFRYAGMAREIARQERFDVIHAHDWMTVPAAMEARNVSGRSFVLHMHSLESDRSGYRMNERIFAMERAGLTSADFVIAVSHYTKQKIMEQYGIEEDRIGVVHNAVSRRERLEGLHMEKDGSKRYVLFLGRMTRQKGPRYFIEAARRVINMSPDIHFIMVGSGDLLQPMKEEVARNGIADNIHFTGFLEGRDLEVAYAISDLYVMPSVSEPFGITALEAITYDVPVIVSSRSGVCEVLPHCETVDFWNTDEIAGKIWEILSDRRRYDELIAKGREALKDISWNVAARKVIDIYKAVMEQQ
- the glgP gene encoding alpha-glucan family phosphorylase: MNENFEKTYVFEASWEVCNKVGGINTVVKTKIRYAVEGFQDRYFLIGPDIGHNPEFQERNEELWDRIRPELERRNLRCRFGRWDVPGNPRVILVNHNNKYEPDKLLFQLWQDFGVDSMAGGWDYIEPVIFSTAYGEVIEVLYRTVVSEDESAIAQFHEWMSAAGMLYLKKQVPEIATVFTSHATMLGRALSARGIDIYSKFAEIIPQETAAKVHVAAKHSMETVAARESDCFTTVSEITARESSYFLNRRPRVVLPNGINIEDIPDYSRGGEPVAGIRDRLIGFARLFLQDDGLPENTKFLIISGRYEFHNKGIDLFLETMARINEELKEFRSGVRVVVLLCIIGGHFGVSKDVQHVMQGEPLQLSGIAKICTHQLQEPQRDPIWNKCKELNLLNDAGDPVNVVFMPVYLDGFDGLLNMTYFEVITGCDLCAFPSYYEPWGYTPLEGAAFSVPTVTTDLSGFGMWIIREFGPDEGGVFLLKRNEKTYEDIRKSFVELVRDYLNFSSGQVQEQKMRARYIAERASWENFYPFYLQAYRMALRNAGDRMFSLDTSAYSREVSYAGTDSMHPRFRQFSVSAEIPKKIGMLRDLAYNLLWTWNEEVRDLFLRLDPDLWEQVDHNPVEMLERISQERLREIAEEPEYQEHYKKVVSTVQDLLSEGVSEFEERPALSVERPVAYFSTEYGLHEILPIYSGGLGILSADHLKSASNLNVPMVGIGLLYKNGYFTQQIDREGRQITFYPENDFSRLPVRIVEKKKGEPLRIAVDLPGRQLFAQVWKVMVGRVPLYLLDTAVPENSSQDREITSRLYGADQRLRIEQEIMLGIGGIRLLEALDIQPALFHLNEGHSAFLLLERIRQYMKVRGLTFYEAREMVKATSLFTTHSPVEAANERFDESLMKHYFSAFVQQLGISWETFWELGREEPGEEKPFMMPVLAFKLCCAANAVSRLHGQVARNMWQNVWSGFDQGEVPIQSITNGIHLQSWIADEMKRLYREQAGIECNGHDIDREPWDRVEQIPDRLFWETHRELKSRMVDYCRDIMTRNFERQGLSPAVIKKKMTAIDADALIIGFGRRFAAYKRAALVFSDPERLSRIINSFDKPVKIIFAGKAHPNDEEGKGILKTVYDMTRDERFLESVFFLENYDIETAKRLLQGVDLWLNVPVRPLEASGTSGMKGIINGVLNFSVLDGWWDEAYDGENGWAIGDGSEYANREMQDLIDSRSLYDVLEYEIIPAYYTRDDDDVPREWVAAMKRSVKSLVPRYNTHRMLREYYERMYLPVARRAQTLSGNNYERVKLLTDWKLKIASRFSTVHVKWLTVRGLRGDSLRVGDRFEIEMGLDMGKLSGDEIRAEIIIERSNGRDRTEQELVVVPMNLTRHDTEKNEALYAGVYEATVPGRFVYGVRVLPDHPQLLLYQELGLVHWA
- a CDS encoding SAP domain-containing protein yields the protein MKMNEVRAIAKKWGVDTRVGRTKKDIIRDIQIREGFEPCYQTKSECGEMHCLWRQDCLKHP